From Candidatus Angelobacter sp., the proteins below share one genomic window:
- a CDS encoding ubiquitin-like protein UBact, with product MPDQSQKSRPVAPAGPGGGGDGPSAPKVDKPNVDDLLKRMRKVDPDQARRYRQRTGQ from the coding sequence ATGCCTGACCAATCACAAAAATCCCGTCCAGTGGCGCCGGCCGGTCCGGGCGGAGGAGGCGACGGTCCGAGCGCGCCGAAAGTGGACAAACCCAACGTGGATGATCTGCTCAAACGGATGCGCAAAGTGGATCCGGACCAGGCGCGCCGCTACCGCCAACGCACCGGCCAATGA